From Bacteroidota bacterium, one genomic window encodes:
- a CDS encoding tetratricopeptide repeat protein, which translates to MKKIFYTVILVSAIGITTLQFSACSNTQGNTAQTFSGIEIPDLIDRDIAAGSETEYEELHTRFDNAILVLEKHPDDIKQFLTIASVYIAEARITGNGAYYNDAALRMLNHVIDQSMGNNDNLYLAMSMKSGVLLSLHQFGMALNTAQNALALNNHNATVYGALTDANVELGNYNEAVKACDAMLSLKPDIRSYARASYIRQIYGDNAGAIDAMKMAVTAGVAGMENTEWARVTLGDIYFTMGKLDIAKQIYNTSLQYRADYTPALAGLAKVAMTEGDYKQSIDLLEQAITIRSESHYVSMLAEAYQLSGNTKKAKEINEDVLELLLDGEKEQKNYVVKHHSARELAQAYFAANDLKNAMKYALQDLEMRPNNIDANALAAWISYKSGDMQTAKMYADKMLVTGIQNSDYLYKASLIYNSNGDVANAEKYAESASNISPYYNKVFSSI; encoded by the coding sequence ATGAAAAAAATATTTTACACTGTAATTCTGGTTTCAGCAATCGGTATTACCACGTTACAATTTTCTGCATGTTCCAATACACAAGGCAACACAGCACAAACATTTAGCGGAATTGAAATTCCTGATTTAATTGACAGAGATATTGCCGCAGGTTCAGAAACGGAATATGAAGAATTACATACTCGTTTTGATAATGCAATTTTAGTTTTAGAAAAACATCCCGATGATATCAAACAATTTCTCACTATTGCTTCAGTATATATTGCCGAAGCTCGCATTACTGGAAATGGAGCGTATTATAATGATGCTGCATTGCGCATGTTGAATCATGTAATTGATCAGAGTATGGGAAATAATGATAACCTCTATCTTGCAATGAGTATGAAGAGTGGTGTGCTTTTAAGTTTACATCAATTTGGTATGGCCTTAAATACAGCGCAAAATGCATTGGCTTTAAATAACCATAATGCAACCGTGTATGGTGCACTTACAGATGCAAATGTTGAGTTAGGAAATTATAATGAAGCAGTAAAAGCATGTGATGCCATGTTGAGTTTAAAACCGGATATCCGCTCTTATGCAAGAGCTTCTTATATACGCCAGATTTATGGTGATAATGCAGGTGCCATTGATGCAATGAAAATGGCTGTAACTGCAGGTGTTGCCGGTATGGAAAATACAGAATGGGCAAGAGTTACTTTGGGTGATATTTATTTTACCATGGGCAAATTGGATATTGCAAAACAAATTTATAATACTTCATTACAATATCGTGCGGATTATACTCCTGCACTTGCCGGACTTGCAAAAGTGGCAATGACAGAAGGAGATTATAAGCAAAGTATTGATCTTTTAGAACAAGCTATTACTATCAGAAGTGAATCACATTATGTAAGTATGCTTGCAGAAGCTTATCAATTATCCGGTAATACAAAAAAAGCAAAAGAAATTAATGAAGATGTGCTTGAGTTATTATTAGATGGTGAAAAAGAGCAGAAAAATTATGTGGTAAAACATCATAGTGCAAGAGAATTAGCACAAGCATATTTTGCAGCAAATGATTTAAAAAATGCAATGAAGTATGCATTGCAAGATTTAGAAATGCGTCCGAATAATATAGATGCAAATGCACTTGCTGCATGGATTAGTTATAAGAGTGGTGATATGCAAACTGCAAAAATGTATGCAGACAAAATGCTTGTAACCGGAATTCAAAACAGTGATTATTTATATAAGGCATCATTGATTTATAACAGCAATGGGGATGTAGCAAATGCAGAAAAGTATGCGGAATCAGCAAGCAATATTTCGCCATACTATAACAAAGTGTTTTCAAGTATTTAA
- a CDS encoding DUF4331 family protein: MKNILNNTSKKLSTMLIAGAMAFTAMASSHREAPMISGDPLADNTDLYAFRSPDDPNTITIIANYIPLQLPHGGPNYASFGENIRYEIHIDNDINTTGDDIIYRFTFSQMNEDPTTFFNIRLGAQNLKTTYTLQKSIDGGASFTTIITDGIVPPNNIGDRSISDPVVGLGTTYAELIAGAIATTDGGEMVYAGPADDPFFVDLGGIFDLGDAPRADGMPHDGVACLNVHSIALKIPISLLQKDGLSADDAENILDGNFVIGVWASASRPAMRTLNTDGTVSDSGEWIQVSRLGMPLTNEAVIPIGEKDYWNSLSPYAEDASHSEYFYNPELALYMDDDLFGGAVPGFSALRIQTASLGAYDFSNGADGLYGLKGSAAVAGTALDDAIFGTLLLPAAGKPRSVDLWPLFLTGAPNLAPYQLATGKLDGNPLADGKPFINNFLPNGGDMLRLNMAVPPTDRNDPAFSSLGLIQAAVLGLTDPIYTATADLEFIPNMDGFPNGRRLEDDVTRIELQAVSGVVLAAIGLWYDDYIPGTSPSPVTTDLLNVLGYTTGVESNDTSFKAEFPYVQTPWSGTGKCSGVVVDYFATAGDCSAPTDLVATSITDNSAVLSWTLNGSLAYDIKYAAVGSGMFTTVTTTEGSLTITDLMPCTAYRFKVSAICATTGKVVSAIYSFTTTGEGCGRIANNESFAEVFPNPAKDVLQITYAMQGASTARVLDITGKVFLQQSFAAYDGIQTVNLNVQSLPSGMYFLEMNNSTNQIINKIVIAK; the protein is encoded by the coding sequence ATGAAAAATATTTTAAATAACACAAGTAAAAAGCTAAGCACCATGCTAATTGCCGGCGCAATGGCTTTTACTGCAATGGCATCCAGCCACAGGGAGGCACCGATGATATCGGGAGATCCGCTGGCGGATAATACCGACTTGTATGCCTTTCGCAGTCCGGATGATCCCAACACGATCACCATTATAGCGAATTATATTCCGTTACAATTGCCGCATGGCGGACCAAACTATGCAAGCTTTGGTGAAAATATTCGCTACGAAATTCATATTGATAATGATATTAACACAACCGGTGATGATATTATTTATCGTTTCACTTTTAGTCAGATGAATGAAGATCCAACAACGTTTTTTAATATTCGTCTTGGCGCTCAGAATCTGAAGACTACCTACACTCTTCAAAAGAGTATTGATGGTGGTGCTTCCTTCACTACAATTATTACAGATGGTATTGTACCACCAAACAATATTGGTGATCGTTCCATTTCAGATCCTGTTGTAGGATTAGGAACTACTTATGCGGAATTAATAGCAGGCGCTATTGCTACCACAGATGGTGGTGAAATGGTGTATGCAGGTCCTGCAGATGATCCATTTTTTGTGGACCTCGGTGGTATTTTCGATTTGGGTGATGCACCTCGTGCTGATGGTATGCCGCATGACGGCGTGGCTTGTTTAAATGTACATTCCATCGCATTAAAAATTCCTATTTCTCTTTTGCAAAAAGATGGTCTGAGTGCCGATGATGCAGAAAATATTTTAGACGGTAATTTTGTGATTGGTGTTTGGGCAAGTGCAAGCCGCCCTGCAATGCGTACTTTAAATACTGATGGAACTGTTTCTGATTCCGGTGAATGGATTCAAGTTTCTCGTTTAGGTATGCCGCTTACTAATGAAGCTGTAATTCCAATTGGTGAAAAAGATTATTGGAATTCTCTTTCTCCATATGCAGAAGATGCTTCACACTCTGAATATTTCTACAACCCTGAACTTGCATTGTACATGGATGACGATTTGTTTGGTGGAGCCGTTCCAGGATTTTCAGCATTACGTATTCAAACTGCATCTTTAGGTGCTTATGATTTTTCAAATGGAGCTGATGGTTTATATGGTTTAAAAGGTTCTGCAGCTGTAGCTGGAACTGCATTAGATGATGCTATTTTCGGAACACTGTTATTACCTGCTGCCGGTAAGCCTCGTTCAGTTGACCTTTGGCCGCTATTTTTAACAGGTGCTCCTAATCTTGCCCCTTATCAATTGGCAACAGGTAAGTTAGATGGTAACCCATTAGCTGATGGTAAGCCTTTCATCAATAACTTTCTTCCTAACGGAGGTGATATGTTGCGATTGAATATGGCAGTTCCTCCAACGGATAGAAACGATCCTGCATTTAGTTCTCTTGGACTTATTCAAGCGGCTGTGTTAGGACTTACTGATCCTATTTATACAGCAACTGCAGATTTGGAATTTATTCCGAATATGGATGGATTTCCAAATGGTCGTCGTTTGGAAGATGATGTAACTCGCATTGAATTACAAGCAGTGAGCGGTGTAGTATTAGCCGCAATCGGTTTGTGGTATGATGATTATATTCCTGGGACTTCACCATCTCCGGTTACTACCGATTTGTTGAATGTATTAGGTTATACTACCGGTGTAGAAAGTAACGATACTTCTTTCAAAGCTGAATTTCCTTATGTGCAAACTCCTTGGAGTGGTACAGGAAAATGCAGTGGAGTAGTGGTTGATTATTTTGCTACTGCCGGCGATTGTTCTGCACCTACAGATTTAGTAGCAACTTCTATCACAGATAATTCTGCGGTTTTAAGTTGGACTTTAAACGGTTCATTAGCATACGATATAAAATATGCTGCAGTGGGATCAGGTATGTTTACTACAGTAACTACCACAGAAGGATCATTAACTATTACTGATTTAATGCCATGTACCGCTTACCGTTTTAAGGTATCCGCTATTTGTGCTACAACGGGTAAAGTTGTATCTGCTATTTATTCTTTCACTACTACTGGAGAAGGATGTGGCAGAATTGCAAACAATGAATCTTTTGCCGAAGTATTTCCAAATCCTGCAAAGGATGTATTGCAAATAACTTATGCAATGCAGGGAGCATCAACTGCCCGTGTTTTGGATATTACAGGTAAAGTATTTCTACAACAATCTTTTGCCGCTTATGATGGCATACAAACAGTTAATTTAAATGTACAATCACTTCCTTCAGGAATGTATTTCCTTGAAATGAATAATAGTACAAATCAGATTATTAATAAAATAGTAATCGCCAAATAG
- a CDS encoding DUF4331 domain-containing protein, giving the protein MKRYVPQLFQLAKHTCFAGLVSVLGFSSLMASSHREAPFIANDPLADNTDLYVFRSPDDPNTITIIANYIPAELPFGGPNYHTFGENIRYEIHIDNDVTTVGDDIIYRFTFTRVNEDPTTFFNIRLGAQNLKTTYTMEKSTDGGASFTAIVTDGTVPPPNIGARSIEDPVVGLGTTYETLMTNAITTSATGEKVFCGPADDPFFVDLGGIFDLGNAPRQGENPRDGLGYYNCHTIAIQIPINMLQKDGLGADDAENILDGNYVIGVWASSSRPAMRTLNGDGTETVSGDWVQISRLGMPLTNEAIIPIGEKDYWNSLTPYTEDAAHNAYFYNPELALYMDDDLFGGAVPQFKKLRIQKNSLGAYGFGNGQDGLYALKGTDAVAGTALDDAIFGTLLLPAAGSPRSVDLWPLFYTGAPNLAPYQLATGKEGNPLAPGKPFINNFLPSGGDMLRINMAVPPTDRMDPLFSSEGLLFAAVLGLINSDYNTTADLQFIPNMDGFPNGRRLEDDVTRIELQAVGGIVLAAIGLWYDDYDPATSATPLTSDLLKNIYYTTRVEANDKPFQSSFPYVAAPWRGTDVSFD; this is encoded by the coding sequence ATGAAACGTTATGTACCGCAGCTTTTTCAGCTTGCCAAACATACCTGCTTTGCAGGTTTAGTTTCGGTGTTAGGGTTTAGTTCTCTGATGGCTTCAAGCCATAGGGAAGCGCCCTTTATTGCCAATGATCCGTTGGCTGACAACACCGATTTGTATGTATTCAGGAGTCCGGATGATCCGAATACAATTACCATTATTGCCAATTACATTCCGGCAGAATTGCCCTTCGGCGGGCCTAATTATCACACCTTTGGTGAAAACATCAGATATGAAATTCATATTGACAATGATGTTACCACTGTAGGTGATGATATTATTTACCGATTCACTTTTACTCGGGTGAATGAAGATCCCACCACTTTTTTTAACATCCGATTAGGTGCTCAAAATTTAAAGACTACCTATACTATGGAAAAAAGTACTGATGGTGGCGCTTCATTTACAGCTATCGTAACTGATGGCACTGTACCTCCGCCAAACATTGGTGCTCGTTCTATTGAAGATCCAGTAGTTGGTTTAGGTACTACTTACGAAACACTGATGACCAATGCAATTACGACCTCTGCAACTGGTGAAAAAGTATTTTGTGGTCCTGCTGATGATCCTTTCTTTGTGGATCTTGGTGGAATTTTCGATTTGGGTAACGCACCTCGTCAGGGTGAAAATCCCAGAGATGGTTTAGGGTATTATAACTGCCATACCATCGCTATTCAAATACCTATTAACATGTTGCAAAAAGATGGTTTAGGTGCGGATGATGCTGAAAATATTCTTGACGGCAATTATGTAATCGGTGTTTGGGCTAGCTCAAGCCGACCTGCTATGCGCACATTAAATGGAGATGGTACTGAAACTGTTTCTGGCGATTGGGTACAGATTTCTCGTTTGGGAATGCCTTTAACGAATGAGGCTATTATTCCAATTGGAGAAAAGGATTATTGGAATTCATTAACACCTTACACTGAAGATGCTGCACATAATGCGTATTTCTATAACCCTGAATTAGCATTGTATATGGATGATGATTTATTTGGTGGTGCAGTGCCTCAATTTAAAAAATTGCGCATTCAGAAAAATTCTTTAGGTGCTTATGGTTTTGGCAATGGTCAGGACGGATTGTATGCATTAAAAGGAACTGATGCCGTAGCCGGAACAGCTTTGGATGATGCTATTTTCGGAACGCTGTTATTACCTGCTGCTGGAAGTCCACGTTCGGTTGATTTATGGCCTTTGTTTTATACCGGTGCACCTAATCTTGCACCCTACCAATTAGCCACAGGCAAAGAAGGAAACCCATTAGCTCCCGGCAAACCATTCATCAACAATTTCCTGCCTTCAGGTGGTGATATGTTGCGTATTAATATGGCTGTACCGCCAACAGACCGCATGGATCCTTTATTCAGTTCTGAAGGATTATTATTTGCTGCGGTTTTGGGATTAATTAACTCAGACTATAATACAACTGCAGATTTGCAATTCATTCCTAATATGGATGGATTTCCTAACGGTCGTCGCCTGGAAGATGATGTAACTCGTATTGAGTTGCAAGCTGTCGGTGGAATCGTATTAGCCGCAATTGGTTTGTGGTATGATGATTATGATCCTGCTACCTCTGCTACTCCATTGACAAGTGATCTGCTTAAAAACATTTATTACACAACACGAGTGGAGGCAAATGATAAGCCATTTCAATCTTCATTTCCTTATGTGGCTGCTCCTTGGAGAGGCACAGATGTAAGTTTCGATTAA
- the atpG gene encoding ATP synthase F1 subunit gamma — protein MSGKLKEVRLRITSVTNTQQITKAMKMVSAAKLRRAQDAILQMRPYAIKMGEMLSNIAAATQGDINIEFAKEKEVKHPLIVIITSDKGLCGAFNTNVVKAAKRLIDERYSKLPQQNIHLIFVGKKGYDQLKRSSCNLNTSFQHLFHKVSFESVTEATEHIKSGFVSGQYDEVFVIYNKFKNAATQILETEQFLPIKKVESETTKTSNTDYIFDPDKFKLIEELVPKILNTTFFRYILDSNASEHGARMTAMDKASENANDLLRDLKIQYNRARQAAITTELTEIVSGAAALEGN, from the coding sequence ATGTCGGGTAAATTAAAAGAAGTACGATTACGCATAACCAGCGTTACCAATACACAGCAAATAACCAAAGCGATGAAAATGGTTAGTGCTGCAAAATTGCGTAGAGCACAGGATGCTATTTTACAAATGCGTCCTTATGCAATTAAGATGGGCGAAATGCTTTCGAATATTGCCGCTGCAACGCAAGGTGATATAAACATTGAATTCGCTAAAGAAAAGGAAGTAAAACATCCTTTGATTGTAATTATTACTTCCGACAAAGGATTGTGCGGTGCTTTCAATACCAATGTAGTAAAAGCTGCAAAACGATTGATTGATGAGCGATACAGCAAATTACCTCAGCAAAATATTCATCTGATATTTGTTGGAAAAAAAGGATACGACCAATTAAAGAGAAGTAGTTGCAACTTGAATACAAGCTTTCAGCATTTGTTCCATAAAGTAAGTTTTGAATCGGTTACAGAAGCAACGGAACATATTAAATCCGGCTTTGTTAGCGGGCAATATGATGAGGTATTCGTTATCTATAATAAATTCAAAAATGCAGCTACTCAAATCTTGGAAACAGAACAATTCCTGCCCATAAAAAAAGTAGAATCTGAAACCACAAAAACTTCTAATACCGATTATATTTTCGATCCGGATAAATTCAAATTAATTGAAGAGCTGGTTCCGAAAATTTTAAATACCACTTTCTTCAGATATATACTTGATAGCAATGCTTCTGAACATGGTGCACGTATGACGGCTATGGATAAGGCAAGTGAAAACGCCAATGATTTATTGCGTGATCTTAAAATTCAATACAACCGTGCACGACAAGCAGCAATTACAACAGAGCTTACAGAAATCGTAAGTGGAGCTGCTGCATTGGAAGGTAATTAA
- a CDS encoding F0F1 ATP synthase subunit alpha, giving the protein MVDVKPDEISAILRQQLSNFKTASDLEEVGTVLQVGDGIARIYGLRNAKSGELVLFESGVRAIVLNLEEDNVGAVLMGASDQIKEGDTVRRTGKIASINVGESMVGRVLNTLGEPIDGKGPLSGELFEMPLERKAPGVIYRQPVKEPLQTGIKAIDAMIPIGRGQRELIIGDRQTGKTAIAIDTIINQREFFEAGNPVYCIYVACGQKNSTVAQVAKTLQDNGAMGYTVIVAASASDPAPLQFYAPFSGAAIGEFFRDTGRSALIIYDDLSKQAVSYREVSLLLRRPPGREAYPGDVFYLHSRLLERAAKIIENDEIASQMNDLPASLKGKVKGGGSLTALPIIETQAGDVSAYIPTNVISITDGQIFLESNLFNSGVRPAINVGISVSRVGGNAQIKSMKKVAGTLKLDQAQYRELEAFSKFGSDLDAATMAVINKGKRNVEILKQKQYSPMAVEKQIAIIYLGTRGLLSDVPVDKIHEFETTFIANMETHHQGILNDLKAGKMTDEITHTLEKVGKDMAKKYVAV; this is encoded by the coding sequence ATGGTTGATGTAAAACCTGATGAGATATCGGCGATTCTCAGACAACAATTGTCAAACTTTAAAACTGCTTCTGATTTAGAAGAAGTGGGAACCGTACTACAAGTGGGTGATGGAATTGCCCGCATTTATGGATTAAGAAATGCAAAAAGCGGCGAACTTGTTTTGTTCGAAAGTGGAGTGCGTGCAATCGTACTTAACTTAGAGGAAGATAATGTGGGAGCGGTATTGATGGGTGCTTCGGATCAAATAAAAGAAGGTGATACCGTGCGCCGTACCGGAAAAATTGCTTCCATTAATGTTGGTGAAAGTATGGTGGGCCGTGTGTTAAATACACTTGGAGAACCTATTGATGGCAAGGGACCTCTTTCAGGCGAATTGTTTGAAATGCCTTTGGAGCGCAAAGCTCCAGGCGTAATTTATCGTCAGCCGGTAAAGGAACCTTTACAAACCGGAATAAAAGCAATTGATGCAATGATTCCGATTGGTCGTGGCCAACGTGAATTAATTATTGGTGACAGACAAACAGGTAAAACTGCAATTGCAATTGATACGATAATTAATCAAAGAGAATTTTTTGAAGCAGGTAATCCTGTGTATTGTATTTATGTTGCTTGCGGACAAAAGAATTCAACTGTTGCGCAGGTTGCTAAAACATTACAGGATAATGGTGCAATGGGGTATACAGTTATTGTTGCGGCTTCGGCTTCTGATCCTGCTCCTTTACAATTCTATGCGCCGTTTTCAGGTGCTGCCATCGGAGAATTTTTCCGTGATACAGGAAGATCTGCACTGATTATTTATGATGATCTTTCTAAGCAGGCAGTTTCCTATCGTGAAGTATCTCTTTTATTGCGTCGTCCTCCTGGTCGTGAAGCATACCCCGGTGATGTGTTTTATCTGCACAGTCGCTTATTAGAACGTGCCGCAAAAATTATTGAGAATGATGAAATCGCTTCTCAAATGAATGACCTGCCTGCCTCTCTGAAAGGTAAAGTAAAAGGTGGTGGTTCATTAACTGCATTGCCAATTATTGAAACTCAAGCAGGTGATGTTTCTGCATATATTCCTACAAACGTAATTTCAATTACGGATGGACAGATATTCCTTGAGTCAAACTTATTTAACTCAGGTGTTCGCCCCGCAATTAACGTTGGTATTTCGGTATCTCGTGTGGGTGGAAATGCACAGATTAAATCTATGAAAAAAGTAGCGGGTACTTTAAAACTCGATCAAGCGCAGTACAGAGAATTAGAAGCGTTCTCAAAATTTGGTTCTGATTTGGATGCCGCTACGATGGCGGTGATAAATAAGGGGAAACGCAATGTGGAGATATTGAAACAAAAACAATATTCACCAATGGCGGTTGAAAAACAAATTGCGATTATTTATTTGGGAACACGTGGATTACTTAGCGATGTTCCGGTAGATAAAATTCATGAATTTGAAACCACCTTTATTGCAAATATGGAAACACATCATCAAGGAATTTTAAATGATTTGAAAGCTGGGAAAATGACAGATGAGATTACGCACACACTTGAAAAAGTGGGTAAGGATATGGCCAAAAAATACGTTGCAGTTTAA
- the atpH gene encoding ATP synthase F1 subunit delta: protein MSVSRIATRYAKSLLDLAIEQGLLEEVFADIRQLNIATDESREFYLMLKSPIVNTDDKHSVIEAIFANKIHAITENWLSIMVRKKRESYLPEIIDAFIVQYNQKKQITPVTITTAKPISIALRNEIIERLKIQANLVHIELTEKVDESLIGGYILRFDNKLIDTSISRGLAILKDEFDNNDYIRKF, encoded by the coding sequence ATGTCAGTAAGTCGTATTGCCACACGTTATGCTAAATCACTTTTGGATCTTGCAATTGAGCAGGGATTATTGGAGGAAGTGTTTGCAGATATCCGCCAGTTAAATATTGCAACGGATGAAAGCAGAGAATTTTATTTAATGCTTAAAAGTCCAATAGTAAATACGGATGATAAGCATAGTGTAATTGAAGCAATATTTGCAAATAAAATACATGCAATCACGGAGAACTGGCTTTCGATAATGGTGCGTAAAAAGAGAGAATCTTACTTACCTGAAATTATTGATGCATTTATTGTTCAATACAATCAAAAAAAACAAATTACACCTGTTACCATTACTACTGCAAAACCAATTTCAATTGCATTGCGCAATGAAATTATAGAGCGGTTGAAAATTCAGGCAAACCTTGTTCATATAGAATTAACTGAAAAAGTTGACGAGTCATTAATCGGTGGATATATTCTGCGCTTTGATAATAAATTAATTGATACAAGTATAAGCCGTGGGTTAGCTATTCTGAAAGATGAATTCGACAACAACGATTATATACGCAAATTTTAA
- the atpF gene encoding F0F1 ATP synthase subunit B: MFLLIDALDLVKPDPGLFIWTVLVFLIVFFILWKFAFKPIGDALRDRENHITNSLLSAEKAREEMANLKVDNERILNEAREERSKMLRDAKESKEQIITEARDRANSEYNRIVSEAQRQIDNQKMAALIEIKNSVGKMVLEVSEKVLRRELSLEKDQEDFVRQMVDEIKIK; this comes from the coding sequence ATGTTTCTTCTGATTGATGCTCTTGATTTAGTAAAACCGGATCCGGGTTTATTTATCTGGACTGTGTTAGTGTTTCTCATTGTATTCTTTATACTTTGGAAATTTGCATTCAAACCCATTGGCGATGCTTTACGTGATCGTGAAAATCACATCACCAATTCTTTGCTCAGCGCTGAAAAAGCCCGTGAAGAAATGGCAAATTTGAAAGTAGATAACGAGCGCATTTTAAATGAAGCAAGAGAAGAGCGCTCGAAAATGTTGCGTGATGCAAAGGAATCGAAAGAACAAATTATAACTGAAGCAAGAGACAGAGCGAATAGCGAATATAACCGCATTGTATCCGAAGCTCAACGTCAAATTGATAATCAAAAAATGGCGGCACTAATTGAAATAAAAAATAGTGTCGGTAAAATGGTGCTGGAAGTAAGTGAAAAAGTATTGCGCCGTGAATTGAGTTTGGAAAAAGATCAGGAAGACTTTGTACGCCAGATGGTGGATGAAATAAAAATAAAATAA
- the atpE gene encoding ATP synthase F0 subunit C: MELMTIMQEASINGIAAIGAGIAAIGAGIGVGRIGGSAVEAIARQPEATGDIRANMIIAAALVEGVALFAVVVALLQG, encoded by the coding sequence ATGGAATTAATGACAATTATGCAAGAAGCATCCATCAACGGCATCGCAGCTATTGGTGCAGGTATCGCTGCTATCGGAGCAGGCATCGGTGTAGGCCGTATCGGCGGAAGCGCTGTTGAGGCAATTGCCCGCCAGCCGGAAGCAACAGGCGATATCCGTGCAAACATGATCATCGCTGCGGCACTTGTAGAAGGTGTTGCTTTATTTGCAGTGGTAGTAGCTCTTTTACAAGGGTAA
- the atpB gene encoding F0F1 ATP synthase subunit A, translating to MKYLLIGSCFLFFGIGNSMAKAEGEFNAKEFALHHIADANTWHIVGNFTIPLPIIVYHPERGLDMFMSSKLPEAHSTEAISEEHIEIHAEESEGGTIEEMHTETTEHHAIDSYKGYVMSHDRVATADGSKFYDLSITKNVATLLITCAIMLIIFISVANAYKRNTGKAPSGLQSLMEPIILFVREDVVRPNLGDQTDRFLPYMLTLFFFIWIANILGLIPFISNPNLTGNITITMALSLMTFVITNINGTKDYWKHIFWPPGVPLGVKFILVPIEILGIFIKPFALMIRLFANITAGHIIVLSLIGLVFTFGNAGESLGGGLTGALIAVPFAIFMSFLELLVGFLQAFIFTMLSALFIALALESHDHHVEPHEPGPII from the coding sequence GTGAAATACTTATTAATAGGCTCGTGTTTTCTATTTTTTGGAATAGGAAATTCTATGGCCAAAGCTGAAGGTGAATTCAATGCAAAAGAATTTGCATTACACCACATTGCCGATGCAAACACATGGCATATTGTAGGGAATTTTACAATTCCACTTCCAATTATTGTGTATCATCCGGAAAGGGGTTTGGATATGTTTATGTCCTCTAAACTACCTGAGGCTCATTCTACTGAAGCAATATCTGAAGAGCATATTGAAATACATGCAGAAGAATCCGAAGGTGGTACTATAGAAGAAATGCATACGGAAACTACGGAGCATCATGCTATTGATTCCTATAAAGGATATGTGATGTCCCATGATAGAGTTGCTACAGCGGATGGCTCTAAATTTTATGATCTTTCAATCACAAAAAATGTTGCTACACTTTTAATCACATGCGCAATTATGTTGATTATATTTATTTCTGTAGCTAATGCATATAAACGCAATACAGGAAAAGCGCCATCGGGTTTACAAAGTTTAATGGAGCCTATAATTCTTTTTGTTAGAGAAGATGTAGTGAGGCCAAACTTAGGTGATCAGACAGACAGGTTTCTACCTTATATGCTCACCTTATTTTTCTTTATTTGGATTGCAAATATATTAGGACTTATCCCTTTTATTTCAAACCCTAACCTAACAGGAAATATTACAATTACAATGGCGCTTTCATTAATGACATTTGTAATTACTAATATTAACGGAACAAAAGATTATTGGAAACATATTTTTTGGCCTCCGGGAGTGCCTTTGGGGGTTAAATTTATCTTGGTGCCAATAGAAATTCTGGGTATTTTTATTAAGCCTTTTGCCTTAATGATACGTTTGTTCGCAAACATTACTGCCGGACATATTATAGTGTTGAGTTTGATTGGGCTAGTATTTACTTTTGGAAATGCAGGTGAAAGTTTAGGTGGCGGATTGACAGGTGCATTAATCGCAGTGCCATTTGCAATTTTCATGAGCTTTTTGGAATTGCTTGTAGGATTTTTACAAGCATTTATTTTCACGATGTTGAGTGCATTATTTATTGCCTTAGCTCTTGAATCTCATGATCATCATGTGGAGCCGCATGAACCAGGGCCAATTATTTAA